A genomic stretch from Sulfurihydrogenibium azorense Az-Fu1 includes:
- a CDS encoding FliI/YscN family ATPase has protein sequence MRLKERLKSYPKYKIIGKVKKIKGNTIEAVMPEVSIGDVCFINGKIESQVVGFNDNYTILMTYEDVEGVKVDSPVVLSYTKGNVLVGDDLLGSILDPFGKPLNRENINYSNSYYLKLESINPLERERIKEVLDVGVKVINALITIGKGQRVGILAPAGVGKSTLLGMIARYTDADVNVIALIGERGREVKEFIEDNLGEEGLKKSVVVVATSDMSPLAKIRAVLTSLTIAKYFSDKGKNVLYLLDSLTRVAMAQREIGLSAGEPPTTKGYTPSVFTLMPKIIEQAGNFKGKGSITGIYTVLIEGEEISTDPVADAAVSFLDGHIFLSRQIANKRIYPAVDILKSISRLMPQLVNDEIMNYQRIIINLESKYRDMEDMINLGLYKEGSSKEIDIAIKMHPIIEDFIRQSINEKFDFNSSVENLKKVIEYYLKMGGEIR, from the coding sequence ATGAGATTAAAAGAGAGATTAAAAAGCTATCCGAAGTATAAGATAATAGGGAAAGTAAAGAAAATTAAAGGGAACACAATAGAAGCTGTTATGCCTGAAGTTAGTATAGGAGATGTCTGTTTTATAAACGGTAAAATAGAGTCTCAAGTGGTAGGTTTTAACGATAACTACACAATACTGATGACTTACGAAGATGTTGAGGGAGTAAAAGTAGACAGTCCTGTTGTTTTAAGTTATACAAAAGGAAATGTTTTAGTGGGAGATGATCTTTTAGGGTCTATTTTAGACCCTTTCGGAAAACCACTCAATAGAGAAAATATAAATTACTCAAATAGTTATTATTTAAAGTTAGAGTCTATAAATCCCCTTGAAAGAGAAAGGATAAAAGAAGTTTTAGACGTTGGTGTAAAAGTAATAAATGCCCTGATTACAATAGGAAAAGGGCAGAGAGTAGGAATACTTGCTCCGGCTGGAGTAGGAAAAAGTACTCTTCTTGGAATGATTGCAAGATACACAGACGCGGATGTAAACGTTATTGCTCTAATAGGTGAAAGAGGAAGGGAAGTAAAGGAGTTTATAGAAGATAACTTGGGAGAAGAAGGTTTAAAAAAATCAGTGGTTGTCGTTGCAACATCCGATATGTCACCACTGGCTAAAATAAGAGCTGTTTTGACTTCTTTAACTATTGCAAAGTATTTCTCAGACAAAGGTAAAAACGTTCTTTACCTTCTTGACTCATTAACAAGAGTTGCTATGGCTCAAAGGGAGATAGGTCTTTCTGCTGGAGAACCACCAACTACAAAAGGCTACACACCATCAGTCTTTACTCTTATGCCTAAAATAATAGAACAAGCCGGAAACTTTAAAGGCAAGGGAAGTATAACAGGAATATACACAGTCTTGATAGAAGGAGAAGAAATATCTACAGACCCAGTGGCAGACGCAGCTGTATCATTCTTAGATGGTCATATATTCCTATCAAGACAGATAGCCAATAAAAGAATCTATCCAGCTGTTGATATATTGAAAAGTATTAGTAGACTAATGCCCCAACTGGTAAATGACGAAATAATGAATTATCAAAGGATTATTATAAATTTAGAGAGTAAATACAGAGATATGGAAGATATGATAAACCTTGGACTTTATAAAGAAGGTTCTTCAAAAGAGATAGATATTGCAATAAAGATGCATCCGATAATAGAAGATTTTATTAGACAAAGTATAAATGAAAAATTTGACTTTAACTCTTCTGTTGAAAATTTAAAAAAAGTGATAGAATATTATCTAAAGATGGGAGGTGAGATAAGATGA
- a CDS encoding flagellar hook assembly protein FlgD: MIDTSFIKFPDTVNTGKPKVVDANYDNSKISNSDFLKILLTDLQWQDPLNAKDISDFLDNTVKLRQMESLDSFQKLADALSKFTNSILTASSLIGKKVKYEGNQTYLENGKSQIEFKLEAPASLVKVSIIDQNGNVVEENTFKDLKGNTIYPYEINNTNLQNGYYRVSISAVDSQGKDVSYTLYSTGIVNSVYKDENGSISAKIANDPVSMDKILEISM, encoded by the coding sequence ATGATAGATACCTCTTTCATAAAGTTCCCCGATACAGTAAATACAGGTAAACCTAAAGTCGTAGATGCAAACTATGATAACTCTAAGATATCAAACTCAGACTTCTTAAAAATTCTTCTAACAGACCTTCAATGGCAAGATCCATTAAACGCTAAAGATATATCAGACTTTCTTGATAATACAGTAAAACTAAGACAGATGGAGTCCTTAGATAGTTTTCAAAAGTTAGCAGATGCGCTGTCTAAATTTACAAACAGTATTCTTACAGCATCTTCTTTAATAGGTAAAAAAGTAAAGTACGAAGGAAATCAGACTTACTTAGAAAATGGTAAGTCCCAGATAGAGTTTAAGTTAGAAGCTCCAGCTTCTTTAGTGAAAGTCTCTATAATAGACCAAAATGGTAATGTAGTGGAAGAAAATACATTTAAAGATTTAAAAGGTAATACTATATATCCTTATGAGATAAATAACACAAATCTACAAAACGGTTATTACAGAGTTTCTATATCAGCTGTAGACTCTCAAGGTAAAGACGTATCATACACTTTATACTCAACAGGGATAGTTAACAGTGTTTACAAAGACGAAAACGGTTCAATATCTGCTAAGATAGCAAATGATCCAGTTTCTATGGATAAAATTTTAGAAATAAGTATGTAA
- a CDS encoding flagellar hook protein FlgE, with product MLQSFYTAVSGLNGNQKWIDVISDNIANVNTIGFKSERVTFEDLVAKSLTTFANNTPKNMEIGGGSFIALTTKDFSQGSFQNTVNPLDLALDGEGFFMVKDNQGTVYYTRAGQFRLDANGDIVNVDGMKLQGWKLDTAGNISAALDKINIPYSILPSITTKINLVEPTNLDSRVNTISGTIDPTNPATFNYANSMTIYDSLGNPHTLTFYFQKSSPNTWNVAAYVDNNTTTPVGSGTLQFDSTGKLISGSPITLSIPLTNGATTPQTVTVDLTQVKQVASDFIFYANQDGFAKGDLIGVSVSEDGVVRGMYSNGKVELIARLAVATFKDKEMLVRKGNNLYLPNTQSFTPIITPGGILSKVRSGFLELSNVDISKEFINLITAQRAYQANARVITTDDQILQEAMNIKR from the coding sequence ATGCTTCAATCATTTTACACAGCTGTAAGTGGATTAAACGGTAATCAAAAATGGATAGACGTAATATCTGATAACATTGCAAACGTTAACACAATTGGTTTTAAATCAGAGAGAGTTACTTTTGAAGATTTAGTAGCAAAAAGTTTAACAACCTTTGCAAATAACACACCTAAAAATATGGAGATAGGTGGTGGGTCGTTTATAGCGTTAACAACTAAAGATTTTTCACAGGGGTCATTCCAAAATACAGTTAATCCGTTGGATTTGGCGTTAGATGGAGAAGGATTCTTTATGGTAAAAGATAATCAAGGGACTGTTTACTATACAAGAGCTGGACAGTTTAGATTAGACGCTAATGGTGATATTGTAAACGTAGATGGTATGAAACTTCAAGGGTGGAAGTTAGATACTGCTGGAAATATATCCGCTGCTTTAGACAAAATAAACATTCCATACTCTATACTACCATCTATAACCACAAAAATAAATCTTGTAGAACCTACAAACTTAGATTCAAGGGTAAATACAATCTCTGGAACCATAGACCCAACTAACCCTGCAACATTCAACTATGCAAACTCTATGACTATATACGACTCTTTAGGAAATCCTCATACTTTAACATTTTACTTCCAAAAAAGTTCTCCAAACACTTGGAATGTTGCAGCTTACGTAGATAATAATACGACTACACCAGTTGGAAGTGGGACTTTACAGTTTGATTCTACAGGAAAATTAATATCTGGTTCTCCAATCACTTTAAGTATACCTTTAACAAACGGAGCTACAACCCCACAAACTGTTACGGTGGATCTTACTCAAGTTAAACAGGTTGCCTCTGACTTTATCTTTTATGCAAATCAAGACGGATTTGCAAAAGGAGATTTAATAGGGGTATCTGTATCAGAAGACGGTGTAGTTAGGGGAATGTACTCTAACGGTAAAGTGGAGCTCATTGCAAGACTTGCAGTTGCAACCTTTAAAGATAAAGAGATGTTAGTAAGAAAGGGCAATAATTTATATCTACCTAACACTCAATCCTTTACGCCTATTATCACACCAGGGGGGATATTAAGTAAGGTTAGAAGTGGATTTTTAGAACTCTCTAACGTAGATATCTCTAAAGAATTTATAAATCTTATAACTGCACAGAGAGCTTACCAGGCAAATGCAAGAGTAATCACTACAGACGATCAAATTCTACAAGAGGCAATGAACATTAAAAGATAA
- a CDS encoding flagellar basal body-associated FliL family protein, producing the protein MAEEKEQQELQQEEGKGGKKKLIIILIPVLLLILGGGGFAAYKFLFASKNEEKPAEKVTKEVKNVEEHGVELEVGTFIANLADKDADRYIKVTIVMEVQDEKVKEEATKRMPQIKDSINTLLFTKTSEDLKSPEGIERLKEEIIRRVNAILPTGGVKDVYFTEFIIQTS; encoded by the coding sequence ATGGCGGAAGAAAAAGAACAGCAAGAACTGCAACAAGAAGAAGGAAAAGGTGGCAAGAAAAAGCTAATAATCATACTTATACCGGTTTTACTACTTATACTTGGAGGCGGTGGCTTTGCCGCCTACAAATTCCTATTTGCTTCAAAAAATGAAGAAAAACCAGCAGAAAAAGTAACAAAAGAAGTAAAAAACGTTGAAGAGCATGGAGTTGAACTGGAAGTAGGTACATTTATCGCAAACTTAGCTGATAAAGATGCTGATAGATACATAAAAGTAACTATAGTGATGGAAGTTCAAGATGAGAAAGTAAAAGAAGAAGCAACAAAAAGAATGCCTCAAATAAAAGACTCAATAAACACTCTATTATTTACAAAAACGTCAGAAGATTTAAAATCTCCAGAAGGTATAGAAAGACTTAAAGAAGAAATCATAAGAAGAGTGAATGCCATCTTACCAACAGGTGGTGTTAAAGATGTTTACTTTACAGAATTTATAATACAAACTAGTTAA
- a CDS encoding FliM/FliN family flagellar motor switch protein: MITIEDLKLLKDVEVEVRVELSTIVRNFEFLLNIKEGDIIPLEKSLEDFLIMHVGNIPFAIGEMTNINEKYGIRIVDLIKEDV; this comes from the coding sequence ATGATAACGATAGAAGATTTAAAACTTTTAAAAGATGTAGAAGTAGAAGTAAGGGTAGAGCTTTCAACTATTGTTAGAAATTTTGAATTTTTACTAAACATAAAAGAAGGAGATATAATCCCCCTTGAAAAAAGTTTAGAAGATTTTCTTATAATGCACGTAGGGAATATTCCCTTTGCCATCGGAGAGATGACTAACATAAATGAAAAGTACGGAATAAGAATAGTAGATTTAATAAAAGAAGATGTTTGA
- the fliP gene encoding flagellar type III secretion system pore protein FliP (The bacterial flagellar biogenesis protein FliP forms a type III secretion system (T3SS)-type pore required for flagellar assembly.), with the protein MGKALFILLSLFVFFDFSQADLLTETLQNFNRLDTSLKILLLITVLSIAPAILISMTSFVRIVIVLSLLRHALGIPTAPPNQVIVGLALFLTFFIMKPVFDKINEVSLTPYLKKQISDVQAIENAKQPLKEFMLKNTRKEDLKLFIDISKEKPQKLEDVSMTTLIPAFMISEIKTAFEIVFIIYLPFIVIDFVVASILMSMGMMMVPPMFISLPFKLMLFVLADGWELLTKALIQSYKF; encoded by the coding sequence ATGGGTAAAGCTTTATTTATTTTACTTTCTTTATTTGTATTCTTTGATTTTAGCCAAGCTGATTTACTCACAGAGACTTTGCAAAATTTTAATAGGTTAGATACTTCTTTAAAAATTCTCCTTCTTATAACAGTACTTAGTATAGCTCCTGCTATTCTTATAAGTATGACATCCTTTGTGAGGATAGTTATAGTCCTATCTTTACTAAGGCACGCCCTTGGTATTCCTACAGCTCCTCCAAATCAAGTTATTGTAGGTCTTGCATTATTTTTAACTTTTTTTATAATGAAACCTGTTTTTGATAAGATAAACGAAGTAAGCCTTACACCTTACCTTAAAAAACAAATTTCAGATGTTCAAGCTATAGAAAATGCAAAACAACCTCTAAAAGAGTTTATGCTAAAAAATACAAGGAAAGAAGATTTAAAACTTTTTATAGATATATCAAAAGAAAAACCACAAAAACTGGAAGATGTAAGTATGACTACACTTATTCCTGCATTTATGATAAGTGAGATAAAAACAGCTTTTGAGATAGTTTTTATCATATACTTGCCGTTTATAGTTATAGACTTTGTAGTTGCAAGTATCCTTATGTCTATGGGTATGATGATGGTGCCACCAATGTTTATCTCACTTCCTTTTAAGCTTATGCTTTTTGTTCTTGCTGATGGTTGGGAACTGTTAACAAAGGCTTTAATACAAAGTTATAAATTTTAA
- the fliQ gene encoding flagellar biosynthesis protein FliQ: MSVDLAVNLVTEMFKIALLVSTPVILLIFIVGLIISIFEAATQINEMTITFVPKIVAAVIGLIIFGSWMTTELVDYTRQMLETIIQIIK, translated from the coding sequence ATGAGTGTAGACTTAGCAGTAAACTTAGTAACGGAGATGTTTAAGATTGCTTTACTTGTAAGTACACCTGTAATTCTTCTTATATTTATAGTAGGATTGATAATCAGTATATTTGAGGCTGCTACACAGATAAACGAGATGACTATTACATTTGTTCCAAAAATTGTTGCAGCTGTGATAGGACTTATAATTTTTGGTTCTTGGATGACTACAGAACTTGTAGATTATACCCGTCAGATGTTAGAAACAATAATCCAGATAATAAAATAG
- the fliR gene encoding flagellar biosynthetic protein FliR yields the protein MVLITPDQAIALALVFSRIIAFFSTFPLISSTVIPHNVKVLLVVSFAFFTMLNFDIQVKVNQIELITFLILIVKEIFIGLSLGLIVNILISAFSYAGEIVGFLMGLTVMNMYNPAFGQTSVLSGFFVFLFYLLFFVSGSYQILIGSLFKSFEILPLTEASINQGIFPYLIEKSGDIFLLSFQMAFPFILVLLVFNVVLALINRLIPQINVFFIGLPAQIWIGFIVLMFSSILLVKVGLNFIDKMVEYYLTGLKILSR from the coding sequence ATGGTTTTAATAACTCCTGATCAGGCTATTGCGCTTGCACTTGTATTTTCAAGAATAATAGCTTTCTTTTCTACTTTTCCATTAATATCCTCAACTGTAATTCCCCACAACGTTAAAGTTTTACTGGTTGTATCTTTTGCATTTTTTACTATGCTTAACTTTGATATCCAAGTTAAAGTAAATCAGATAGAGCTTATTACCTTTTTAATTTTAATTGTTAAAGAAATTTTTATCGGTTTGTCTTTAGGACTTATAGTTAACATACTGATTTCTGCATTTTCCTATGCAGGAGAAATAGTTGGTTTTTTAATGGGTTTAACTGTTATGAATATGTATAACCCTGCTTTTGGTCAGACTTCCGTTTTATCAGGATTTTTTGTTTTTTTATTTTATCTATTATTTTTCGTCTCTGGATCTTACCAGATACTTATAGGATCTTTATTTAAAAGTTTCGAGATTTTACCACTAACAGAAGCTTCCATAAATCAAGGCATATTTCCCTACTTAATAGAAAAGTCTGGAGATATTTTTTTACTGTCATTTCAAATGGCTTTTCCTTTTATACTCGTTTTACTTGTTTTTAACGTAGTGTTAGCACTTATAAACAGGCTCATCCCCCAGATAAACGTATTCTTTATAGGTCTTCCTGCTCAGATATGGATAGGGTTTATAGTCCTTATGTTTTCAAGCATTTTACTTGTTAAAGTAGGACTTAATTTTATTGATAAAATGGTAGAATATTATCTAACGGGATTAAAAATACTGAGCAGGTAA
- the flhB gene encoding flagellar biosynthesis protein FlhB gives MAKDPRKTEKATPKRRQKAREEGQVLKSTDVAVALSLFVVFLVMIFYIPFLYKYLLGYFKYTFSNPFYLIPEESGKNFIWFTFKVLAILILPFVSILFIVGIVANVAQFGFLFTLKPLTPKLSKINPISGLQRLFSLSTLFELVKSILKLSLALFVSYFLVSYLLDGFLVYMTANINSQIYILAKTIIILIMAFTFLSIPIAIADFFYRRYEYEENLKMTKDEVKEERKSYEGNPIVKKEIRKRMRQLALKRMIAEVPKADVVITNPDHYAVALKYEKGKMKAPQVIAKGQDLIALKIKEVAKEHNVKIVEDPPLARSLYSSCEVGDYIPEDFYEAVAKILAVIYKQKAKMI, from the coding sequence ATGGCAAAAGATCCTCGTAAAACAGAAAAAGCAACTCCTAAACGAAGACAGAAAGCCAGAGAAGAAGGACAGGTTTTAAAAAGTACAGACGTTGCAGTTGCTTTATCGTTATTTGTAGTTTTTTTAGTGATGATATTTTATATACCTTTTTTATACAAGTATCTTCTTGGTTATTTTAAGTACACCTTTTCAAACCCCTTTTATTTAATTCCAGAAGAAAGCGGTAAAAATTTTATATGGTTTACTTTTAAAGTCTTAGCTATTTTAATACTACCCTTTGTTTCTATACTTTTTATCGTAGGAATAGTAGCTAACGTAGCACAGTTTGGATTTTTATTTACATTAAAACCGCTAACCCCTAAACTCAGCAAAATAAACCCTATATCAGGATTACAAAGACTTTTTTCTCTTTCTACTTTATTTGAACTTGTAAAGAGTATCTTAAAGCTATCTTTAGCATTGTTTGTTTCATACTTTCTTGTTAGTTATTTACTTGATGGTTTTTTGGTCTATATGACTGCAAATATAAACTCTCAAATCTACATCCTTGCAAAAACAATAATTATACTAATAATGGCATTTACCTTTTTATCCATACCAATAGCCATAGCTGACTTTTTCTACCGTAGATACGAATACGAAGAGAATCTAAAGATGACAAAAGATGAAGTAAAAGAAGAAAGAAAGTCTTACGAAGGAAACCCTATTGTTAAAAAAGAAATAAGGAAAAGAATGAGACAACTGGCATTAAAGAGAATGATTGCAGAAGTCCCAAAAGCTGATGTTGTAATAACAAACCCAGACCACTACGCCGTAGCTTTAAAGTATGAAAAAGGAAAAATGAAAGCACCACAAGTAATTGCCAAAGGACAAGATTTAATAGCTTTAAAGATAAAAGAGGTTGCTAAAGAGCATAATGTAAAAATCGTAGAAGACCCACCTTTAGCCAGATCTTTATACTCTTCATGTGAAGTAGGAGATTACATACCAGAAGATTTTTACGAAGCTGTTGCAAAAATTCTTGCAGTTATTTACAAGCAAAAAGCTAAAATGATATAA
- a CDS encoding OmpA/MotB family protein, whose protein sequence is MAKKKKHEEHGAGERWAVPYADFLSLLLALFIALFAISTIDKKKLASFVEAISAAFSFKPISTSAPPSIIEGVGVKQKREDTKKKIKERVEQIVKKLNLEGKVQVEVIPMGVRIRILDYILFNPCSVEIKKEYQELLSSVAEVIKEANLPVEVEGHTDNIPPSGNCIYPSNWELSAARAASVVRFLIQSKNLPPAMFTAVGYADTRPIAPNTSEIGRSMNRRIEINLITGTDKEEEYKEKVKTEKVETNEEVRPNLEGTGKSNKQ, encoded by the coding sequence ATGGCTAAAAAGAAAAAACATGAAGAACACGGAGCTGGAGAGAGATGGGCTGTTCCCTATGCGGACTTTTTAAGTTTACTTCTTGCTTTATTCATAGCACTCTTTGCAATTTCAACTATAGATAAAAAGAAACTAGCTTCTTTTGTGGAAGCAATATCGGCAGCATTTAGTTTTAAACCTATATCAACTTCCGCGCCACCTTCTATTATAGAAGGTGTGGGTGTAAAACAAAAAAGAGAAGATACGAAAAAAAAGATAAAAGAAAGAGTTGAACAGATAGTAAAAAAGCTAAATCTTGAAGGAAAAGTCCAAGTAGAAGTAATACCTATGGGAGTACGAATAAGAATATTAGATTATATACTTTTTAATCCTTGTAGTGTTGAGATAAAAAAAGAATACCAAGAACTTTTATCTTCAGTTGCTGAAGTTATAAAAGAAGCAAACTTACCTGTTGAAGTTGAAGGACATACAGATAACATACCCCCTTCTGGCAACTGTATTTACCCGTCTAACTGGGAACTGTCAGCTGCAAGGGCAGCTTCTGTTGTAAGGTTTTTAATACAGTCTAAAAACCTCCCACCTGCAATGTTTACGGCTGTAGGATACGCAGACACCAGACCAATAGCACCAAACACCTCTGAAATAGGAAGGTCAATGAACAGGAGGATAGAGATAAATCTAATAACAGGAACGGACAAGGAAGAGGAGTATAAAGAAAAAGTAAAAACAGAAAAGGTAGAGACTAATGAAGAAGTTAGACCGAATCTTGAAGGTACTGGAAAATCAAATAAACAATGA
- the motA gene encoding flagellar motor stator protein MotA codes for MDITTIGGIIAALVLFAIGDILEGGNPAGLIHISSIIIVVPTTLSAAAVATKQKYVVAAYKELKIVFGNPQLNPEETLDQIIKIAEKARKEGILSIEAEIGNIDDPFFRRGLQMLVDGLEPEVIRERMELEIAEIEEYYEGAAKYWITAGETTPVFGLVGAVMGLILALKRLENPVEMAEGIAGAFTATVTGIVSSYLLFGPFGHKMKAKAKDIIKTREMILEGIIGIALAKNPKMLREQLLIYTGKSEEQGK; via the coding sequence GTGGATATAACAACAATTGGTGGTATAATTGCAGCGTTAGTGTTATTTGCTATCGGAGACATACTAGAAGGGGGAAACCCAGCTGGGCTTATACATATATCATCTATCATAATTGTTGTACCTACGACACTATCAGCTGCTGCAGTTGCAACAAAGCAAAAATACGTTGTAGCTGCTTATAAAGAACTTAAAATTGTCTTTGGTAATCCTCAGCTTAATCCAGAAGAAACGTTAGACCAGATAATAAAAATAGCAGAAAAAGCCAGAAAAGAAGGGATACTATCCATAGAAGCGGAGATAGGAAACATAGATGACCCATTTTTTAGAAGAGGACTTCAGATGTTAGTTGATGGATTAGAGCCAGAAGTAATCAGAGAAAGGATGGAACTTGAAATTGCAGAGATAGAAGAGTATTACGAAGGAGCTGCAAAGTACTGGATAACGGCAGGAGAAACTACACCTGTTTTTGGTCTTGTTGGAGCTGTTATGGGTTTGATACTTGCCTTAAAGAGACTTGAAAACCCTGTAGAAATGGCAGAAGGTATTGCGGGAGCTTTTACAGCAACTGTTACAGGTATTGTATCTTCTTACCTTTTATTTGGACCATTTGGACACAAGATGAAGGCTAAAGCGAAAGATATAATAAAAACCAGAGAAATGATATTAGAGGGAATAATAGGTATAGCTTTAGCTAAAAACCCTAAAATGCTAAGAGAACAACTCTTAATATACACAGGAAAATCTGAAGAACAAGGTAAGTAA
- a CDS encoding ABC transporter ATP-binding protein — MEILSVKNIEKIIGQEKILKNVNLSVKKGEFLSIIGPSGSGKSTLLYILGLLDSPTSGEVIVEGSSVSFKDKNKLATFRNKKFGFVFQFHYLVNELTLEENVMVPMLKAKVDKKVAKEKANVLLEKLGLKGKENRKPYQISGGEQQRVSIARALSNDPDILIADEPTGNLDSKNTEKVMEIFKQINQEGKTIIMVTHETDLAERTDRIVKMRDGQIVEEVLLKSDIIK, encoded by the coding sequence ATGGAGATTCTGTCAGTTAAAAACATAGAAAAAATAATAGGTCAAGAGAAGATACTAAAAAATGTAAATCTTTCGGTAAAAAAAGGAGAGTTTTTAAGTATAATAGGGCCTTCAGGGTCAGGTAAAAGTACGTTGCTTTACATACTTGGACTTTTAGACAGTCCTACTTCTGGAGAAGTTATTGTAGAAGGTAGTTCAGTCTCATTCAAAGATAAAAATAAACTTGCAACTTTTAGGAATAAAAAGTTTGGTTTTGTTTTTCAGTTTCACTACCTTGTAAACGAGCTTACTTTAGAAGAAAATGTTATGGTTCCTATGTTGAAGGCGAAAGTAGATAAAAAAGTTGCAAAAGAAAAGGCTAACGTTTTACTTGAGAAGTTAGGTTTAAAAGGAAAAGAAAATAGAAAACCTTACCAGATATCAGGTGGTGAACAACAAAGAGTCTCTATTGCAAGGGCACTATCAAACGACCCAGATATACTAATTGCAGATGAGCCTACAGGTAATCTTGACTCAAAAAATACCGAAAAGGTAATGGAAATTTTTAAGCAGATAAACCAAGAAGGAAAAACAATAATAATGGTGACCCACGAAACTGATTTAGCAGAAAGAACAGACAGGATAGTCAAGATGAGGGACGGTCAAATCGTAGAAGAAGTTTTATTAAAATCTGATATAATAAAATAA
- a CDS encoding ABC transporter permease, with the protein MYHVIFLSLKLMFERKRQTFVSIIGVSIGVAAFIVMASLMNGFQKYFIEQAIDLNAHITLKVKPDNNPQEIVKLFFGRDTIAKVYGYKPKEEKDKITNYKYIIEKYSPSSDILGIAPHLTSQVIVRYGTVEKAGNLIGIDPVLERRASVIDKFITNKRLNDLLSDRNGVILGRLLAKDLGIDEIGKKVIITTPNGNQQIFKVIDFFESGITNLDQTRVYVNLRTAQSILERPNEVNELIFKIKDVNMAERLAKKIHNETGYYTESWQYAYKNFLQIFKIQNYITYMIVFAILVVSAFGIFNIIMMTVMEKKKDIAILKAVGYEEGDIIKIFVYQGFVVGFFGYLIGSVLGYSIQEWLSSVKIDVEGLVRSKGFILDRSVVYYIYGFFFSIIFSVLASFYPSYKASKLNPVDIFRSG; encoded by the coding sequence ATGTACCATGTAATTTTTCTATCTTTAAAACTTATGTTTGAAAGAAAAAGACAAACCTTTGTATCGATAATTGGAGTATCTATTGGAGTTGCTGCATTTATCGTTATGGCGTCCTTGATGAACGGCTTTCAAAAGTACTTTATAGAACAAGCCATAGACCTAAACGCCCACATTACCTTAAAAGTAAAACCAGACAACAACCCACAAGAGATAGTAAAACTGTTTTTTGGTAGAGATACTATCGCAAAAGTTTACGGATACAAACCAAAAGAAGAAAAAGACAAAATAACAAACTACAAGTACATAATAGAAAAGTATAGCCCCAGTAGTGATATACTTGGCATAGCTCCCCACCTTACAAGTCAAGTTATAGTAAGGTACGGTACTGTAGAAAAAGCAGGAAATTTAATAGGAATAGACCCTGTATTAGAGAGAAGAGCTTCTGTCATAGATAAATTTATTACTAACAAAAGGTTAAATGACCTTCTCTCCGATAGAAACGGTGTGATACTGGGTAGATTACTTGCAAAGGATTTAGGAATAGATGAGATTGGTAAAAAAGTGATAATTACAACACCTAACGGTAATCAACAGATATTTAAGGTTATTGATTTTTTTGAATCAGGTATAACAAACTTAGATCAAACGAGAGTTTATGTAAACTTAAGAACTGCCCAGTCCATCTTAGAAAGACCCAATGAAGTTAATGAGCTAATATTTAAGATAAAAGATGTAAATATGGCAGAAAGGTTAGCAAAAAAAATACACAATGAGACAGGATACTACACAGAAAGCTGGCAGTACGCTTACAAAAACTTCTTACAAATTTTTAAAATCCAAAACTACATAACATATATGATTGTTTTTGCTATACTGGTAGTTTCTGCATTTGGAATATTTAACATAATAATGATGACCGTAATGGAAAAGAAAAAAGATATAGCAATTTTAAAAGCTGTAGGATACGAAGAGGGAGATATTATAAAAATTTTTGTTTATCAAGGCTTTGTTGTTGGTTTTTTTGGCTACTTAATCGGTAGTGTTTTAGGTTATAGTATTCAAGAGTGGTTATCTTCTGTTAAGATAGATGTAGAAGGACTGGTAAGGTCAAAAGGTTTTATTTTAGATAGAAGTGTTGTTTACTATATTTACGGTTTTTTCTTTTCTATAATTTTTTCTGTTTTAGCGTCTTTTTATCCTTCTTACAAAGCATCAAAACTAAACCCCGTTGATATATTCCGGAGTGGTTGA